A genome region from Anopheles stephensi strain Indian chromosome 2, UCI_ANSTEP_V1.0, whole genome shotgun sequence includes the following:
- the LOC118504612 gene encoding nucleolar protein 58-like: protein KKQKKKRKRKKKKKKKKKRKEEKKKKEKKKKKKKKKKKKKKKKKKKKKKKKNKKKEKKDKKKKKKKKKKKKNRKKKKNRRKKKKKKKKKKKKKKKMKMKKKKKKKKKKKEKKKKKKKKKKKKKKKKKKKKKNRKKKKIKKKKKKKKKKKKKKKKKKKKKKKKKKKKKKKKKKKKKKKKKKKKKKKKKKDKNTKKQKKTRKKKKKKKKK, encoded by the exons aagaagcagaagaagaagaggaagaggaagaagaagaagaagaagaagaagaaaagaaaagaagaa aagaagaagaaggagaagaagaagaagaagaagaagaagaagaagaagaagaagaagaagaagaagaagaagaagaagaagaagaagaa caagaagaaggagaagaaggataagaagaa aaagaagaagaagaagaagaagaagaagaataggaagaagaagaagaacaggaggaagaagaagaagaagaaaaagaagaagaagaagaagaagaagaagatgaagatgaagaagaagaagaagaagaagaagaagaagaaggagaagaagaagaagaagaagaagaagaagaagaagaagaagaagaagaagaagaagaagaagaagaataggaagaagaagaaaata aagaagaagaagaagaagaagaagaagaagaagaagaagaagaagaagaagaagaagaagaagaagaagaagaagaagaagaagaagaagaagaagaagaagaagaagaagaagaagaagaagaagaagaagaagaagaagaagaagaaggataagaacacgaagaagcagaagaagaccaggaagaagaagaagaagaagaagaagaag
- the LOC118502451 gene encoding uncharacterized protein LOC118502451, translating to MPVTRASTKDMDTVELSGAETAVMQQPEVSMQVQVLRIKLKVVHKRLINMQTDPTLAQVQSKMLEELKAEQHTLLNQLIEQLPYDLDKDIAEDEVFQAEYLVKAASLQSMDVKPPPVAAQLVMPQHRLHIPMPTFDGSYEQWPKFKAMFQDIMSRANESDAVKLHHLNKALTGKAAGIINASMMNSNNFESVWEILVQRFENPRLIVDKHIAGLLHLKALPRESAKDLRHLAETCKAHVDGLIFMEKPIDGTSNLIITHILSSCLDAETRKLWERSLKHGEFPELYKTLEFITRQTEVLESCATKEPQQRQPSGKPASTKAFVSSTPNPPQLCCALCKQQHPLHKCPTLLILTTTDKIEKLKTLNRCFNCFGTGHAVSKCPSPWSCRHCKGRHHTLIHVENSRVTPGPSPVTGRQSTTATTTLTTVVSSTVLLSTAMLNITDSAGVTHPARVLLDSGAQSSFITGRLAQFLCLPRKLVNIPLSGIGGSAGSNVRHTVTTTIHSRCSSYNATVEMLVLPKLTVEMPRQYINISHWSIPEACVLADPSFNNPAPIDLILGASLFYEILRTGRLSLGDNMPTLQETEFGWVVSGNTIIEEPLSSSMCAVVTHTNELDSLMKRFFELEEVSGTPSWSNEERACEEHYTATTTTDINGRYVVRLPRKAEMIGKLGDSKTSALRRFLAIERRLQREPETQQAYVDFMNEYLRLGHMSKVAATSMDAETFYLPHHPVFKADSTTTKCRVVFDASSKSSTGVSLNDTLMVGPTIQQDATSILMRFRTRAVALTADVAKMYRQVLVHPTDRSLQRILWRNSPNEPIEEYELNTVTYGTASAPFLAVRSLQQTVEDHGKEYPAAAARSCDFYVDDFVSGSDSPAEAESLQVQTAELYAKTGFELRKWASNKPSVLQHVDQQQLAATPSAESGAEGVLATLGLVWDSSSDNMSFKINAPYVIGPITKRKVLSCIARIYDPLGIVDPVKAMAKQFLQRIWTLQTDQQHPWGWDDELPHHLQGQWINFHNQLIHLQELHIPRVAIGPDSISSQFHFFCDASEKGYGACCYIRSCNEQGVVTIQLFASKTKVTPISSKHSIARLELCAAQLASLLYNRVKSAVELQSPATFWTDSTTVVHWLRGSPSCWKPFVANRVSQVQQLTTGCAWRHIAGIDNPADLASRGCLSKELLNNPLWWQGPPWLNQPEEQWPESSISSFDDDAAAERRASTVACAVVEKPHHRVFTLYSSFSKLRRMMAYWVQYFNRCSKRRSYTGPGITTADLKEAEEVMCRLAQRDYFTQEIRALQRKESISSSSKLKWLHPQLGADGIIRVGGRLSNALLSEDTKHPIVVPNGHPLAHLLMDHFHKTLLHAGPQLMLNGPENALLEHAQSVCIHPSTLRAVSKHSGSQHTVKAVVGTIPQHNASPDVAANIVIRSNDSLKIAEVLYHLEVVVVD from the exons ATGCCAGTGACACGTGCGTCGACAAAGGACATGGACACCGTGGAGTTATCTGGAGCAGAAACTGCAGTAATGCAGCAACCAGAAGTGTCCATGCAAGTGCAAGTGTTGCGCATCAAGTTGAAGGTCGTGCATAAAAGGCTGATCAACATGCAGACCGATCCAACACTTGCACAAGTGCAATCCAAAATGCTGGAAGAGCTGAAGGCTGAACAACATACACTGCTGAATCAACTCATCGAGCAGCTACCGTATGATTTGGACAAGGACATCGCTGAGGACGAAGTGTTCCAGGCCGAATATTTGGTGAAAGCGGCATCTCTTCAGAGCATGGACGTCAAGCCTCCGCCGGTGGCAGCACAACTCGTAATGCCGCAACACCGTCTCCACATCCCGATGCCTACGTTCGACGGTAGCTACGAACAGTGGCCAAAGTTCAAGGCTATGTTCCAGGACATCATGAGCCGAGCCAATGAGTCTGATGCTGTGAAACTTCATCATTTGAACAAGGCGTTGACAGGAAAGGCTGCCGGCATAATCAACGCCTCAATgatgaacagcaacaacttcgAGAGTGTATGGGAGATCTTAGTCCAGCGGTTCGAGAACCCCCGGTTGATCGTCGACAAACACATCGCCGGGTTGTTACACCTCAAGGCGCTACCCCGAGAGTCTGCAAAGGATCTTCGTCACCTTGCCGAGACTTGTAAGGCGCATGTTGACGGTCTCATCTTCATGGAGAAGCCCATCGACGGAACCAGCAACCTCATCATCACCCACATTCTGTCATCGTGCCTAGATGCGGAAACTCGGAAGTTGTGGGAACGCTCGTTAAAGCATGGAGAGTTTCCTGAGCTGTACAAAACTCTTGAGTTCATCACTCGGCAGACGGAAGTGTTGGAAAGCTGTGCAACGAAGGAGCCTCAACAACGACAACCGTCGGGAAAACCAGCGAGCACCAAGGCATTTGTGTCATCGACTCCGAACCCTCCGCAGCTCTGTTGCGCTTTGTGTAAGCAGCAACATCCATTACACAAGTGCCCCACGTTGTTAATACTGACGACTACGGATAAGATCGAGAAGCTGAAAACATTGAACCgctgcttcaactgttttggtaCCGGACATGCAGTTTCTAAATGTCCCTCACCATGGTCGTGTCGTCACTGCAAGGGCAGGCATCACACGTTGATTCATGTGGAGAACTCACGTGTAACACCTGGTCCATCACCTGTTACTGGAAGACAATCTACAACCGCTACGACAACATTAACCACAGTTGTGTCATCCACTGTGTTGCTTTCGACGGCAATGCTCAACATCACCGACAGCGCAGGAGTCACCCATCCGGCACGTGTTCTTCTGGACAGCGGAGCACAATCCAGCTTCATCACTGGCAGGCTAGCCCAATTCCTATGTTTACCACGCAAATTGGTAAACATTCCCTTGTCAGGGATTGGTGGCAGCGCAGGATCGAACGTGCGACACACCGTGACTACTACCATTCATTCCCGATGCTCCAGTTACAATGCAACGGTGGAAATGTTAGTGCTTCCCAAACTGACGGTGGAAATGCCACGACAGTACATCAACATCAGCCACTGGAGTATTCCTGAAGCATGTGTTCTGGCTGACCCGTCGTTCAACAACCCAGCGCCTATCGACCTGATACTGGGAGCATCACTCTTCTACGAGATCCTGAGGACCGGACGGCTATCGTTGGGTGACAACATGCCAACGCTCCAAGAAACCGAATTtggttgggttgtcagcggaAACACCATCATCGAGGAACCATTGTCATCTTCAATGTGTGCAGTCGTCACGCACACCAACGAGCTGGACTCTTTGATGAAGAGATTCTTCGAACTAGAAGAGGTGAGCGGCACACCAAGCTGGAGCAACGAAGAACGTGCGTGTGAGGAGCATTATACAGCGACAACTACCACAGACATCAACGGTCGATACGTGGTTCGACTTCCCCGGAAAGCCGAAATGATCGGCAAACTTGGGGACTCAAAGACCAGCGCACTAAGAAGGTTCTTAGCAATAGAACGACGACTTCAAAGAGAACCGGAAACTCAACAAGCCTatgttgatttcatgaacGAGTACCTTCGCTTAGGTCATATGAGCAAGGTGGCAGCTACATCGATGGACGCTGAGACGTTCTATCTACCTCATCATCCGGTCTTCAAAGCCGACAGCACCACTACCAAGTGCCGTGTCGTCTTTGACGCATCGAGCAAATCATCAACGGGAGTATCATTGAATGATACGTTAATGGTCGGGCCGACCATTCAACAGGATGCTACCTCCATTTTGATGCGGTTCCGTACAAGGGCTGTTGCCCTCACAGCAGACGTGGCTAAAATGTACCGGCAGGTTTTGGTACATCCCACCGATCGATCCCTGCAACGCATCCTGTGGCGGAATTCACCAAACGAGCCCATCGAGGAGTATGAGCTCAACACCGTGACGTATGGGACAGCATCTGCACCGTTCCTGGCAGTACGATCATTACAACAAACGGTAGAAGATCATGGGAAGGAATATCCGGCTGCAGCTGCGCGATCCTGTGACTTCTACGTGGACGATTTCGTGTCTGGAAGTGATTCGCCGGCAGAGGCTGAATCCCTACAAGTACAAACGGCAGAATTGTACGCGAAGACGGGGTTCGAGCTACGAAAATGGGCTTCCAACAAGCCATCCGTGCTACAGCATGTGGACCAACAGCAGTTAGCAGCCACTCCATCTGCTGAATCGGGAGCCGAAGGAGTTCTGGCAACTCTTGGTTTAGTTTGGGACTCATCTTCCGACAACATGAGTTTCAAAATCAACGCGCCCTACGTTATTGGGCCAATAACGAAGCGGAAGGTCCTTTCTTGCATCGCCAGGATCTACGATCCTTTGGGAATTGTTGACCCAGTGAAAGCCATGGCGAAGCAATTCCTCCAACGTATCTGGACTCTTCAGACGGACCAGCAACATCCCTGGGGATGGGACGACGAACTACCGCATCACCTTCAAGGACAATGGATCAACTTCCACAACCAATTGATCCATCTACAGGAGCTACACATTCCTCGTGTAGCAATTGGACCTGACAGCATCTCTAGCCaattccatttcttttgcgaCGCGTCAGAAAAGGGATATGGAGCATGCTGTTACATCAGGAGCTGCAACGAACAGGGAGTCGTCACGATTCAACTGTTCGCCTCGAAGACGAAAGTGACACCAATAAGCAGCAAGCACTCCATCGCCCGACTGGAATTGTGCGCAGCACAATTAGCCAGCTTGCTTTATAATCGTGTGAAGTCAGCTGTCGAGTTGCAATCTCCAGCTACATTTTGGACGGATTCAACCACCGTGGTGCATTGGCTACGAGGATCACCAAGctgctggaagccgttcgtcgccAATCGTGTCTCGCAAGTGCAACAGCTTACAACTGGTTGTGCTTGGCGACACATTGCTGGAATAGACAACCCAGCGGACCTTGCATCACGCGGCTGCCTGAGTAAGGAGCTCCTCAACAATCCGTTATGGTGGCAGGGCCCACCATGGCTAAATCAACCGGAAGAGCAATGGCCGGAATCATCGATATCGTCATTTGACGACGACGCTGCCGCAGAAAGACGCGCCTCTACAGTGGCCTGTGCAGTTGTCGAGAAACCGCACCATCGCGTCTTCACGTTATACTCATCGTTCTCGAAGCTCAGAAGAATGATGGCGTATTGGGTTCAATACTTCAACCGTTGTTCAAAACGTCGATCGTATACTGGCCCTGGTATCACGACAGCAGACCTGAAGGAAGCAGAGGAAGTAATGTGCCGATTAGCGCAGAGGGATTATTTCACACAAGAAATAAGAGCACTACAACGGAAGGAATCAATTTCTTCGTCATCGAAGCTGAAGTGGCTGCATCCGCAGCTGGGAGCAGACGGCATCATTCGTGTTGGTGGCAGGCTTAGCAACGCATTGCTATCAGAGGACACCAAACATCCTATCGTGGTTCCCAACGGACATCCGTTAGCCCATCTGCTGATGGATCATTTCCACAAGACGCTGCTACATGCGGGACCACAGCTGATGCTGA ATGGTCCGGAGAATGCGTTGCTCGAACACGCCCAGAGCGTttgcatccatccatccacactTCGTGCGGTCTCGAAGcattctggatctcagcataCGGTGAAGGCCGTAGTAGGGACGATTCCCCAGCACAATGCGTCTCCGGATGTCGCTGCTAACATCGTTATCCGAAGTAACGACAGTCTCAAGATAGCAGAAGTCCTCTACCACCTCGAGGTTGTCGTCGTCGACTAA